The sequence GCGTCATGATGACACTCACAGGAATAGACTCAATCGACTGTCCGCCCATGCTTGCCCGCAGCAAGTCTTTTCGAGAAGCAACTCCAACCAATGTTGCATGGCTATCTACAATAAAAAGTGTGCCTACATCTTCTAAGAACATCGTGCAAATCGCTTCGTATACAGAAGCTGATTGCTCAATCAAAACGGGCCTCGATTGATAATGGTGAACTTTGATTTCCTGGAGCTTATCGGCAAGAACGGGGCTTTCACTTTTCCCCGTATAAAAGTAGCCTACCCGAGGCCGGGCGTCCAGGAACCCGGCCATTGTTAAAATAGCCAAGTCTGGACGTAGAGTCGCCCTCGTTAAGGATAGACGTTCTGCAATATGTTCGCCGGTAATTGGGCCATTTTCTTTTACAATATCGACGATTTGCTGTTGCCTAGTTGATAATTCGATTGGACTCACCTCTTTTTTAAGCCAGTGCCAATAATCTTAGGCCGAGAAGACGATCTTTTGAAAATCAGCATAGGACTGGATTGATTTCGCCAATCGGTCAAGCAGCGCAAGGCGATTATTGCGAATGGCTTCATTGTCGGCCATCACCATCGTATGGTCAAAGAACGTGTTGATCGTGTCACGACACTGAGCCAACGCTTGATAAGCAGCAAACGCATCTTTGGTCTTCCAAGCCTCAGCCAAGCCGAACTCGACCTCTAGCGTAGCAGCAAGCAACCGTGACTCCGTTTCATTTTCAAACAGATCTTCGGAAATGAGACCACCTTTTGGCGCTTTTTTAGCCAAATTTGTGACACGACTCAAGCTTTCGGTCACTTCTTTAAACTCCCGGTCTTCCGCACGTTCAGTTAACAGCCTTGCCTTGGCGAACATCGTATACACATCGACAAGCGGAGCGGCAAGCACCGCATCGACAATATCATAGCGAAAGCCAGCTTCTAGCATGACATGCTTTAAGCGATTCGCAAAGAAGCTGATTAATTCCTGCTTGGTCGTTTCGACTTTTTCTGTCATAAACCCTTTTTTTGCAATGGAATCAAGCGCATGCACAGCCATGTTTTTAAGTGTCAAAGGCATTTCAGTTTGGAGAAGAATGTGGATGATCCCAGTTGCTTGACGGCGCAACGCATACGGATCTTGTGAGCCAGTGGGGATTAAACCAATGGAAAAACAAGAGACGACCGTATCGAGTTTGTCGGCAAGCGCCAACACTGCACCCGCTTCAGTTTCAGGCACTTTGTCCCCTGCAAAGCGAGGCAAGTACTGTTCATAAATAGCTTTCGCTACTTGAGGGGTCTCGCCTGCTTTTTCCGCATATTCCTGCCCCATTCTTCCTTGTAGTTCTGGAAATTCGCCAACCATGTAAGTCACAAGGTCGAACTTGGCAATAGCGGCCGCCCGCTCCACTGTTTGTCTTTCTTGGGCACCTAAGTTCGCCTCACCTGCAAGCCATGTGGACAATTCGCCGATACGGGCCACCTTTTCGCCCATTGTACCAATCGCTTCATGAAAAACAATGTTGTCTAGTTTGGCGTTTGCTGCCTGAAGGGAAATTTTTTGGTCTTCATGATAAAAAAAGGCAGCATCAGACAAGCGAGCACGTAACACTTTTTCATTGCCCTTGGCGACATTTTCAATAAATTCTTCATTTCCGTTTCGCACTGTAATAAAGTACGGAAGCAAACGGCCATCTTTCGCTTCTACTGGAAAATAACGCTGATGTTCACGCATCGTCGTAATCAATACTTCTTTCGGCAAAGCTAAAAACGAATCGTCAAATGAGCCTGATAGCGCAGTTGGATACTCGACTAATTGTGTCACTTCTTCAAGAAGCGCTTCATCTATTGGCACAATCCAACTATGCTCTTCCTCCATTTGCTTTAACTGACTTACAATCGCTGCTTTTCGTTCGTCAGCATCGGCAATGACATAGTGACGTTTCAGGGCGTCGGCATA is a genomic window of Shouchella clausii containing:
- a CDS encoding helix-turn-helix transcriptional regulator; this encodes MSPIELSTRQQQIVDIVKENGPITGEHIAERLSLTRATLRPDLAILTMAGFLDARPRVGYFYTGKSESPVLADKLQEIKVHHYQSRPVLIEQSASVYEAICTMFLEDVGTLFIVDSHATLVGVASRKDLLRASMGGQSIESIPVSVIMTRMPNITMCEKDDSVIEVAQKLISRQIDGLPIVKKVDAGSGFEVVGRITKTNITQLLVDLASKDGM
- the glyS gene encoding glycine--tRNA ligase subunit beta — protein: MNKPFLLELGLEELPARFVTPSITQLAEKVQAWLDDKGLSYGEIHSYATPRRLAVLVENLADRQPDIHDETRGPALKIAKDESGAWTKAALGFAKGQGVETSQLEIKAVNGTDYVFAKTHKKGEKTSVLLPELKELITGLTFPKSMRWNTYSLRYARPIQWLVALYGEDVIPFSINGIETGRNTTGHRFLGTNFPLENPIEYADALKRHYVIADADERKAAIVSQLKQMEEEHSWIVPIDEALLEEVTQLVEYPTALSGSFDDSFLALPKEVLITTMREHQRYFPVEAKDGRLLPYFITVRNGNEEFIENVAKGNEKVLRARLSDAAFFYHEDQKISLQAANAKLDNIVFHEAIGTMGEKVARIGELSTWLAGEANLGAQERQTVERAAAIAKFDLVTYMVGEFPELQGRMGQEYAEKAGETPQVAKAIYEQYLPRFAGDKVPETEAGAVLALADKLDTVVSCFSIGLIPTGSQDPYALRRQATGIIHILLQTEMPLTLKNMAVHALDSIAKKGFMTEKVETTKQELISFFANRLKHVMLEAGFRYDIVDAVLAAPLVDVYTMFAKARLLTERAEDREFKEVTESLSRVTNLAKKAPKGGLISEDLFENETESRLLAATLEVEFGLAEAWKTKDAFAAYQALAQCRDTINTFFDHTMVMADNEAIRNNRLALLDRLAKSIQSYADFQKIVFSA